Part of the Flavobacterium sp. MDT1-60 genome, AAAATTAAAAAAAGTTTTTTTATTTAAACTAAACGTATAAATTTGCTCCTCTACAAGTTAAATATAACTAAAAAATAAAAATTATTTAAAACTATTAAAATTAAAAAAAATGGCAAACGTTAAAGTTAAAAAAGAAAGCACTTCAAATGGAGGAGGAATGATTACTGGAATCATTATCGTAGCGTGTATTTTAGTTGGGGTGTTTATTTGGAAAGTAATCATGGGAGATTCTGCAAACTTTGAAGGTGGAAATCCAGAAACAGGTCATCCAATCAATACATTAGGACAGGTATATAAAGGAGGATTTATTGTACCAGTATTATTAGGTATGTTTTTAATGGTTGTTGTTTTTTCAATTGAAAGATTTATCGTTATCGGGAAAGCTGCTGGGAAAGCAAACTTAGATACATTTATGAAAAATGTACAAGCTAGTATCAAAGAAGGAAACATTGAGGCTGCTATCGCTTCATGTGACAAACAACAAGGTTCAGTTGCAAATGCAATTAAATCAGCTTTGATTAAATATCAAGATGTGAAAAAAGAAGGTTTCAACAGTGAAGAAGCTTCTGAAGTAATTCACAAAGAAATCGAAGAGGCAACTTCATTAGAAATGCCAATGTTAGAAAAAAATATGACTATTATCTCTACTTTAGTATCATTAGGAACTTTAGGAGGATTATTAGGAACTGTATCAGGTATGATTAAAGCGTTTGGTGCATTAGCTTCTGCTGGAACTCCAGATCAGGCTG contains:
- a CDS encoding MotA/TolQ/ExbB proton channel family protein; amino-acid sequence: MANVKVKKESTSNGGGMITGIIIVACILVGVFIWKVIMGDSANFEGGNPETGHPINTLGQVYKGGFIVPVLLGMFLMVVVFSIERFIVIGKAAGKANLDTFMKNVQASIKEGNIEAAIASCDKQQGSVANAIKSALIKYQDVKKEGFNSEEASEVIHKEIEEATSLEMPMLEKNMTIISTLVSLGTLGGLLGTVSGMIKAFGALASAGTPDQAALATGISEALINTATGISTSILAIVSYNFFTAKIDDLTYSIDEAGTTIVNTYRRFRGSLKQ